One Candidatus Nezhaarchaeota archaeon DNA segment encodes these proteins:
- the ribB gene encoding 3,4-dihydroxy-2-butanone-4-phosphate synthase, with protein MSTCEEALKALKAGSFVLVYDAEGREGETDMMIAAEFITPRRVYELRSIAGGLICVALSFDVAERLGLPLMTTILEAASSQYPILSKLAPNDVPYGDRPAFSITVNHRKTFTGITDEDRALTIKELAGFALRAMRSSEDINTLRGEFGASFRSPGHVHLLIAAKDLLRERRGHTELSISLAEMAGLAHAVVICEMLDGRTGSRLKKDKAVKYAKKFSLPFIEGEEVVKPYFRFKEGRGHG; from the coding sequence ATGAGCACATGTGAGGAAGCTCTGAAGGCTTTGAAGGCCGGCTCGTTCGTTCTGGTATATGATGCTGAAGGAAGAGAGGGCGAGACGGATATGATGATTGCTGCGGAGTTTATAACGCCACGGCGTGTTTATGAGCTGCGTAGCATCGCTGGAGGCTTAATTTGTGTCGCTCTATCCTTTGACGTCGCAGAGAGACTGGGCTTGCCGCTCATGACAACTATCCTGGAGGCGGCATCATCTCAGTATCCCATCCTCTCTAAACTCGCTCCAAACGACGTCCCCTACGGGGATAGACCTGCGTTCTCGATAACCGTGAACCATAGGAAAACGTTTACAGGCATCACCGATGAGGATAGAGCCTTAACAATTAAGGAGCTAGCGGGATTCGCGCTAAGAGCAATGCGTAGCTCCGAAGATATAAATACCTTAAGAGGCGAATTCGGAGCGAGCTTCCGATCCCCCGGCCACGTCCACCTTCTGATCGCTGCTAAAGACCTACTCCGCGAGAGGAGAGGCCACACCGAGCTTTCTATATCATTGGCTGAAATGGCTGGTCTCGCCCATGCCGTCGTGATTTGCGAGATGCTGGATGGCAGAACAGGATCTCGCCTCAAAAAAGATAAGGCTGTCAAGTATGCAAAGAAGTTCTCACTTCCATTCATTGAAGGTGAAGAGGTGGTTAAGCCATATTTTAGGTTTAAGGAGGGGAGGGGCCATGGCTAA